Part of the Fodinicola acaciae genome is shown below.
CGGTGATCCCGTGCGATCCTGACTCCTGTGTCGGTCCAGCTGAGCACACACCAACCCGAACCCGACGGCACCGGAGCTTCCTCCTCCGCCGGCGGCGACGACGTCGAGTTGGTGCTCACGGTGGCCGCGGTTGCCCGCCGCCTCGGCGTGGCACCGGCGACGCTGCGGACCTGGGCCAGGAGGTACGGCCTCGGGCCGTCCGGACACGAGAGCGGCACGCACCGGCGCTACACCGAGCTCGACCTGGCCAGGCTGCAGGCCATGCGCCGGCTGACGCTGGCCGGCATGCCGGCGGCCGACGCGGCTCGATCGGTGCTGTCGACCGACCCGAGCACGCAGACCGGCACGCGTACGCCGGCGCAGCGCAACGCGCTCACCGCCACCGACGCGCTCGGGCCGCCGCCAGCCGGTACGCCGGTGCAGCGCGACCTCGTACGCGCCGCCAACGGCCTGGTCGCGGCGACCGTCAGCGACCTGATCCGCCGGTCGCTGGCCACCAACGGCGCGCTGGCGACCTGGCGTGAGCTGGTCGAGCCGGTGCTCGACGCGGCCGGCCGCCGGTGGCCGGAAGCCGCCGACTGCGCCGCCGCGGAGCGGCTGATCACGTACGCCGCCGACACCGCCTTCCGGGACTACGCGGCGCGACTCGCCGAGCCGGTCGGCCGCCGGCCGTTGCTGTTCGGCTGTCCGCCTGGCGAGCACCACCTGCTGCCGCTGTCGGTGCTGGCCGCGATGCTCGCCGACCACCACGTCGCGGTGCGCAACCTGGGTCCGTCGGTGCCGGCGGACGCGCTGGCCGCGGCGGTACGGCGCACCGGAGCCGCGGCCGTCCTGCTCTGGGCCGAGTCGATGGCGACCGCGGACCCGGCCGTGCTCACCGCACTGCCGGTGACCAGGCCGCGGGTCGAGGTCATCACGGCCGGTCCCGGCTGGCAGGCGGTCGCGCTGCCGCGGCGTGCGCGCCACATCCGCAGCCTCGACGGAGCGGTCAGCGCGCTCCTGCACGCCGTCTCG
Proteins encoded:
- a CDS encoding MerR family transcriptional regulator; the encoded protein is MSVQLSTHQPEPDGTGASSSAGGDDVELVLTVAAVARRLGVAPATLRTWARRYGLGPSGHESGTHRRYTELDLARLQAMRRLTLAGMPAADAARSVLSTDPSTQTGTRTPAQRNALTATDALGPPPAGTPVQRDLVRAANGLVAATVSDLIRRSLATNGALATWRELVEPVLDAAGRRWPEAADCAAAERLITYAADTAFRDYAARLAEPVGRRPLLFGCPPGEHHLLPLSVLAAMLADHHVAVRNLGPSVPADALAAAVRRTGAAAVLLWAESMATADPAVLTALPVTRPRVEVITAGPGWQAVALPRRARHIRSLDGAVSALLHAVSS